The following proteins are encoded in a genomic region of Corylus avellana chromosome ca4, CavTom2PMs-1.0:
- the LOC132177313 gene encoding uncharacterized protein LOC132177313, protein MAVKHYISFSLVFLATTTVLLAGNTNGHGLLLHGHAHGLRIGKRDLCRKADYKPLCRSIVRGQSDARAAVGSAIYQLIFQSRQAMRLADRLGKSPYAKSCKENFDDAIYNLNTCLQNLRKRDKASLNINLSAALNDYVTCDDTFSESGRSNPLGKTDALLRHMASNCLYLSTLIH, encoded by the coding sequence ATGGCTGTCAAGCACTACATCTCTTTCTCACTGGTCTTTCTGGCAACGACCACCGTCCTCCTCGCCGGCAACACTAACGGTCATGGCCTCCTCCTCCACGGCCACGCTCATGGCCTCCGCATCGGGAAACGCGACCTCTGCCGAAAAGCGGACTACAAGCCCCTCTGCCGCTCAATCGTGAGGGGGCAAAGCGACGCTCGTGCCGCCGTGGGGTCGGCCATTTACCAATTGATTTTCCAGAGCCGTCAGGCAATGAGGTTGGCTGATAGGCTAGGGAAGTCCCCGTACGCGAAATCCTGTAAAGAGAACTTCGACGATGCCATTTACAACCTGAACACGTGCTTACAAAACCTCAGGAAACGTGACAAGGCCAGCCTTAACATCAACCTCTCCGCCGCCCTAAATGACTACGTCACGTGCGACGACACATTCTCTGAATCCGGCAGGAGTAATCCCCTTGGCAAAACCGATGCGCTCTTGCGTCACATGGCTAGCAACTGTTTGTATCTATCAACTCTGATTcactga